A section of the Rhodospirillaceae bacterium genome encodes:
- a CDS encoding CHAD domain-containing protein, with amino-acid sequence MPYAILPAEPVSDAVQRIALEQLDRALVTIENPATPRSDAVYAMRKRCKKVRAVLRLARGPLEEAGLYKPANAALRDIAAAFSGLRDADVTLAVYDREMAAFAGAVTRRFDGRRFGPIRASMTRRRRALLSGDDADLDGRLDNAHWLLLKFRLGIADWSFRADGFEALEPGLRDTYGRVLAAAAEVERAGTVLALHEWRKRIKYHRNHLRILRKLAPGTLDARILALWRLGDLLGLDHDTALVRARVGSEPAFARIGTRRRFAALLDRRRAAVQVEAKALAEETGFPSEDETIGHLAGLWNMGMNRRFTAVSAGRAATG; translated from the coding sequence TTGCCCTACGCCATCCTCCCGGCCGAACCGGTGTCCGACGCCGTCCAGCGAATTGCGCTGGAGCAGCTCGACCGCGCCCTGGTTACGATCGAGAACCCGGCCACGCCGCGTTCCGACGCGGTCTACGCCATGCGCAAGCGCTGCAAGAAGGTGCGTGCCGTGCTGCGGCTGGCGCGCGGCCCGCTGGAAGAGGCCGGCCTGTACAAGCCGGCCAACGCCGCGCTCCGGGATATTGCCGCGGCATTTTCCGGCCTGCGCGATGCCGATGTCACCCTGGCGGTCTACGACCGGGAGATGGCGGCTTTCGCCGGGGCGGTGACGCGGAGATTCGACGGGCGCCGCTTCGGGCCGATCCGCGCGAGCATGACCCGCCGCCGTCGTGCCCTGCTGTCCGGGGACGACGCAGACCTGGACGGCCGGCTCGACAACGCGCACTGGCTGCTGCTGAAATTCCGCCTGGGGATCGCCGACTGGAGCTTTCGGGCCGACGGCTTCGAGGCCCTGGAGCCGGGCTTGCGCGATACCTATGGCCGGGTGCTCGCCGCGGCGGCCGAGGTCGAACGCGCCGGCACCGTCCTCGCGCTGCACGAATGGCGCAAGCGCATCAAGTATCACCGCAACCATCTGCGCATCCTGAGAAAACTGGCGCCGGGAACCCTCGACGCGCGCATCCTGGCGCTCTGGCGCCTCGGCGACCTGCTCGGCCTCGACCACGACACGGCGCTGGTCCGCGCCCGGGTCGGGAGCGAGCCCGCCTTTGCCCGGATCGGGACGCGGCGGCGGTTCGCAGCACTCCTCGACCGCCGGCGCGCGGCGGTTCAGGTCGAAGCGAAAGCCCTGGCAGAGGAAACCGGCTTCCCTTCGGAAGACGAAACCATCGGCCATCTGGCCGGCCTGTGGAACATGGGCATGAACCGGCGGTTTACGGCGGTTTCGGCAGGACGGGCGGCAACCGGATAG